One window from the genome of Methanoculleus sp. 7T encodes:
- a CDS encoding FAD-dependent oxidoreductase, which produces MGESPERNGGLPGKAESYWVDTSPETGFPPLDGDGRVDVTVIGGGIAGITTAFLLKRAGLTVALLDAYRIVKGATGYTTAKVTSLHRLIYADLIDRFGSAKAKQYADANQAAIEMIASIVREYNIPCDFERKPAYTYAESAESRDLVAAEADAAKSLGLPATFTDDVPLPGRAHGAVVLENQAQFHPRNYLLLLAGHLPGEGSYIFERTRAVGVEEQTDGVRVTTDWGSLYSDYAVLATHYPIYDRPGSYFSRMRASRSYALGLRIDEPFPNGIFINAAGAVHSWRSQPAGGGELVIVTGAAHDTGKAADTREHYRRLADYARSVYPVRSIDYHWSAQDYITADRVPYIGRLAEGHDRVFVATGFGKWGMAAGTAAGMILADLIRDRASPWAEVFDPARFKEQPEYPDWVRNKLQSAGRPFEVEAARFDREVAAIPHGEGRVVEINEQKVAVYRDEHGAVRTLDPTCMHMACTVAWNNAEKSWDCPCHGSRYDAYGRVIESPTVKDLKEKEVVRR; this is translated from the coding sequence ATGGGAGAGTCACCGGAGCGCAACGGCGGTCTGCCGGGGAAGGCGGAGTCGTACTGGGTAGATACCTCGCCGGAGACGGGGTTTCCGCCCCTCGACGGAGACGGGAGGGTGGACGTCACTGTGATCGGCGGGGGAATAGCAGGCATCACCACGGCATTCTTGCTGAAACGGGCCGGACTGACCGTCGCTCTCCTCGATGCCTATCGGATAGTCAAAGGGGCCACCGGCTATACGACGGCAAAGGTCACCTCGCTCCACCGGCTCATCTACGCGGACCTTATCGACCGGTTCGGGAGCGCGAAGGCGAAACAGTATGCCGACGCGAACCAGGCGGCGATCGAGATGATTGCATCGATCGTGCGGGAGTACAACATCCCCTGCGACTTCGAACGGAAACCCGCCTACACCTACGCGGAGTCGGCGGAGTCCCGCGACCTTGTCGCGGCGGAGGCGGACGCGGCGAAGAGCCTCGGGCTCCCGGCGACGTTCACGGACGACGTCCCGCTGCCGGGAAGGGCGCACGGGGCCGTCGTCCTGGAGAACCAAGCGCAGTTCCACCCGCGCAACTACCTGCTGCTGCTCGCAGGGCACCTCCCGGGAGAGGGGAGTTACATCTTCGAGAGGACCCGCGCCGTGGGCGTCGAAGAGCAGACCGACGGCGTGAGGGTTACGACCGATTGGGGTTCGCTCTACTCCGACTACGCGGTCCTTGCCACGCACTATCCCATCTACGACCGCCCCGGGTCGTATTTTTCCCGAATGCGGGCCTCGCGCTCCTACGCGCTCGGCCTCAGGATCGATGAGCCGTTCCCGAACGGCATCTTCATCAACGCCGCCGGAGCGGTCCACTCGTGGCGGTCGCAGCCCGCAGGCGGAGGCGAACTCGTCATCGTCACCGGCGCGGCGCACGACACCGGGAAAGCGGCCGACACGAGGGAGCACTACCGCCGCCTTGCTGACTACGCCCGGTCGGTCTACCCGGTCCGGTCCATCGACTACCATTGGTCGGCGCAGGATTACATCACGGCCGACCGCGTTCCCTACATCGGCCGCTTGGCGGAGGGGCACGACCGCGTCTTTGTCGCAACGGGCTTTGGGAAGTGGGGAATGGCTGCCGGCACGGCGGCGGGGATGATCCTTGCGGACCTGATCCGGGACCGTGCGAGCCCCTGGGCGGAGGTCTTCGACCCCGCACGGTTCAAAGAGCAGCCCGAGTACCCGGATTGGGTGCGCAACAAACTCCAATCAGCCGGGAGGCCGTTCGAGGTCGAGGCCGCCCGGTTCGACCGGGAGGTTGCGGCGATACCGCACGGGGAGGGGAGGGTCGTCGAGATTAACGAACAGAAGGTCGCGGTCTACCGGGACGAGCACGGCGCCGTCCGAACGCTGGACCCGACCTGCATGCACATGGCCTGCACCGTCGCCTGGAACAACGCGGAGAAGTCCTGGGACTGCCCCTGCCACGGCTCGCGCTACGATGCCTACGGGAGGGTGATCGAGAGCCCGACGGTGAAGGACCTCAAGGAGAAGGAGGTGGTGCGGCGGTAG
- a CDS encoding glycosyltransferase has protein sequence MSTIHGIRAYERYVGKETVRRIEAKARPLQDMHILHMNSTYYGGGVSQLLASLTLLMNSLGIQTGWRVVHGPPDFFSVTKKFHNALQGAKINLTGRKKEIYEQVVHENAVRNHLNHDMVFIHDPQPLPMITHYRKKSPWIWRCHIDLSAPNREVWNYLAPFIEQYDAVVLSCKEYRQDLATPQVFFTPAIDPFSIVNRELSESAVDERLAHYGIPTDLPLVVQVSRFDRWKDPEGVIRAFQKARKEEECTLVLVGNVATDDPEGAEVYRSLLSHRSERIIILSVQDGALVNALQRRAAVVLQKSIREGFGMTVSEAMWKGAAVIGGNVGGIRYQIRDGENGFLVSSVDEAAERIVQLLRDPDLAERLGRAAHETVRECFLFTRTIEQYLDLIGSFEPEFRLRGVEETSCP, from the coding sequence ATGAGTACGATTCACGGTATCAGAGCATATGAGCGCTACGTGGGAAAAGAGACGGTGCGTCGCATAGAGGCTAAGGCGAGGCCGCTTCAGGATATGCATATCCTGCATATGAACTCCACCTACTACGGCGGAGGTGTCTCTCAACTTCTTGCATCTCTGACGCTCCTGATGAACAGCCTCGGCATCCAGACCGGATGGCGTGTTGTGCACGGGCCGCCCGACTTCTTCAGCGTGACAAAGAAGTTTCACAACGCCCTCCAAGGGGCGAAGATCAACCTGACCGGCAGGAAGAAAGAGATCTACGAGCAGGTCGTCCACGAGAACGCCGTGAGAAACCACCTAAACCATGATATGGTCTTCATCCACGACCCGCAACCGCTTCCGATGATCACTCATTATCGGAAGAAGAGTCCCTGGATATGGCGCTGCCACATCGATCTCTCCGCACCGAACCGGGAGGTCTGGAACTACCTTGCCCCGTTCATCGAGCAGTACGATGCCGTCGTCCTCTCGTGCAAGGAGTACCGTCAGGACCTTGCGACGCCGCAGGTCTTCTTCACCCCGGCCATCGACCCCTTCTCCATCGTGAACCGGGAACTCTCCGAGAGCGCCGTCGACGAGCGCCTGGCGCACTACGGCATCCCGACCGACCTTCCTCTGGTCGTGCAGGTCTCCCGGTTCGACCGCTGGAAGGATCCCGAAGGGGTCATCAGGGCGTTCCAGAAGGCAAGAAAGGAGGAAGAATGCACGCTGGTCCTCGTCGGGAACGTGGCGACCGACGACCCCGAGGGCGCCGAGGTCTATCGCTCGCTCCTCTCCCATCGGAGCGAGCGGATCATCATCCTTAGCGTCCAAGACGGGGCGCTGGTGAACGCGCTTCAGCGCCGCGCCGCGGTCGTCCTGCAGAAGTCTATCCGCGAAGGGTTCGGGATGACCGTATCTGAGGCGATGTGGAAGGGCGCGGCGGTTATCGGCGGGAACGTCGGCGGCATCCGCTACCAGATCCGGGACGGGGAAAACGGGTTTCTGGTCTCCTCCGTCGATGAGGCGGCGGAGAGGATCGTCCAGTTGCTCCGTGACCCAGACCTCGCGGAGCGGCTCGGGCGCGCTGCGCATGAGACGGTGCGGGAGTGCTTCCTCTTCACCCGCACCATCGAGCAGTACCTCGACCTGATCGGCTCGTTTGAGCCAGAATTCAGGCTGCGAGGGGTGGAGGAGACCTCCTGTCCGTGA
- a CDS encoding formylmethanofuran dehydrogenase subunit C, whose translation MRVTLAMKPAAKSSIPIEAEAIVPKNFLSGTDLSVWRGNRELKLDEVFVVSVEGDAERPEEVEVVLSGDNIFRLKRVGEYMDGGKITILGDIGMHCGNFMSGGSIEIHGNADGWLGREMAGGTIVCKGDAADYCASGYRGGRKGMTGGTVEVFGRAGDFLAESIAGGTVTVHGDAGDMAGAEMHGGTLIVHGDCGRPGANMKGGSCYVYGTAHGMLPSFRKIGPIRHEGRTLIHFAGDVANRGKGNLFVKDYEYLD comes from the coding sequence ATGAGAGTCACGCTCGCGATGAAACCCGCCGCCAAGTCGTCCATCCCCATCGAGGCGGAGGCAATCGTCCCGAAGAACTTCCTCTCCGGAACCGACCTCTCGGTCTGGCGGGGGAACCGAGAACTCAAACTCGACGAGGTCTTCGTGGTCTCCGTGGAGGGCGATGCCGAGCGGCCGGAGGAGGTCGAGGTCGTCCTCTCGGGGGACAACATCTTCCGGCTCAAGAGGGTCGGGGAATACATGGACGGCGGCAAGATCACCATCCTCGGCGACATCGGTATGCACTGCGGCAACTTCATGAGCGGCGGGAGCATCGAGATCCACGGCAACGCCGATGGGTGGCTCGGTCGGGAGATGGCGGGTGGAACCATCGTCTGCAAGGGCGATGCCGCCGACTACTGCGCGTCGGGATATCGCGGCGGCAGGAAGGGCATGACCGGCGGCACCGTGGAGGTCTTCGGCCGCGCCGGCGACTTCCTTGCAGAGAGCATCGCCGGCGGCACCGTAACCGTGCACGGCGATGCCGGGGATATGGCTGGGGCGGAGATGCACGGCGGCACGCTCATCGTCCACGGGGACTGCGGCCGTCCGGGTGCGAACATGAAGGGCGGTTCCTGCTACGTCTACGGAACCGCGCATGGGATGCTCCCCTCATTTCGGAAGATCGGGCCGATCCGGCACGAGGGGCGCACTCTTATCCACTTCGCGGGGGATGTTGCGAACCGCGGAAAAGGAAATCTTTTTGTGAAGGACTACGAATATCTGGATTGA
- a CDS encoding amidohydrolase family protein — MHTTPYVVTGRALLGEGLTEEDVRITVSEGIIRSIEPYSGTPDRWIVPAFFNAHTHLGDTVAMDLPARGSLAELVKPPNGLKHRILAATPRAELVRGMRASITTMIATGTAGFADFREGGAAGVAALREAAAGLDCRPVILGREGGEEVSDGAGISSVHDVANAEEVVRDTRRAGKLVAFHAGEKNPDDVDEALAFEPDLLVHCTHATDAQLRRIVDMDIPVAVCPRSNWLLGVTASPAHPPIARILELGGRFFLGTDNVMFVQPDLLQEMAFTATVYRAPPDEVLRAAIAGAALAGGSGYLEEGREAHFLVINPAKSNLSFSKDILTTIVKRLDSSSIEHNVLNIR; from the coding sequence ATGCACACCACACCCTACGTTGTCACCGGCCGGGCGCTCCTCGGTGAAGGCCTCACTGAAGAAGACGTGCGTATCACCGTCTCCGAGGGCATCATCAGGTCGATAGAGCCCTACTCGGGGACGCCGGACCGGTGGATCGTGCCCGCCTTCTTCAACGCCCATACGCATCTCGGCGATACCGTCGCGATGGACCTCCCCGCCAGGGGCAGCCTCGCCGAGCTCGTCAAACCTCCAAACGGCCTCAAGCACCGGATCCTTGCGGCAACCCCGCGGGCCGAACTGGTCCGGGGGATGCGTGCAAGCATCACGACGATGATCGCGACCGGGACGGCCGGGTTTGCCGACTTCAGGGAAGGAGGGGCTGCCGGGGTGGCTGCTCTCCGCGAAGCGGCAGCCGGGCTCGACTGCCGCCCCGTCATCCTCGGCCGTGAAGGCGGGGAAGAGGTGAGCGACGGAGCGGGCATCAGCAGCGTCCATGACGTCGCGAACGCCGAAGAGGTCGTCAGAGACACGAGGAGGGCAGGGAAACTCGTCGCCTTCCATGCCGGGGAGAAGAACCCGGACGACGTCGATGAGGCACTTGCGTTCGAGCCCGACCTGCTCGTCCACTGCACCCACGCGACCGACGCACAGCTCCGGCGGATCGTCGATATGGATATCCCCGTCGCCGTCTGTCCGAGGTCGAACTGGCTGCTCGGGGTTACGGCGTCGCCGGCCCACCCGCCGATCGCGCGCATCCTCGAACTCGGGGGCCGGTTCTTTCTCGGGACGGATAACGTGATGTTTGTTCAACCGGACTTACTCCAAGAGATGGCTTTCACCGCAACCGTCTACCGCGCGCCGCCCGACGAGGTCCTGCGTGCCGCAATCGCAGGTGCGGCGCTCGCGGGAGGGTCTGGATACCTTGAGGAAGGGCGGGAAGCGCACTTTTTAGTCATAAATCCGGCAAAAAGCAATCTTTCTTTCAGCAAGGACATCCTGACGACTATCGTAAAACGTCTGGATTCCTCCTCCATCGAACATAATGTTTTAAACATACGATAG
- a CDS encoding CBS domain-containing protein, which produces MLVRDFMITDVVCVEIPGNRDDVLRILKRTGISGVPVLKDGELVGIITRKDLLRKAEETQLGLLMTPNPVVIRPDAPISEAAQLMVRHNIRRLPVVEDGSMIGLISVADLIGAIAQMRLTEPIKDRYVSKTYALWEDTPLSLVGRILEISGYDAIPILMEDGTLTGIISERDLIRHTRIEDGVEVSDFSNGTDDDEWTWESIRDMHTISYGISRIQLLPIPVKNAMVKNVLAVPLNADVGECALKMKRARVDQLPVVNGNKRLIAMLFDRELIKVLLPDQQGLRKN; this is translated from the coding sequence ATGCTCGTCCGGGACTTCATGATAACCGACGTCGTCTGCGTTGAGATCCCCGGAAATAGGGACGATGTCCTGCGTATCTTGAAGCGGACGGGAATAAGCGGCGTGCCGGTCCTCAAGGACGGCGAACTCGTCGGCATCATCACTCGAAAGGACCTCCTCCGGAAAGCGGAAGAGACCCAACTCGGGCTCCTGATGACGCCGAACCCTGTCGTCATCAGGCCGGACGCTCCCATCTCCGAAGCTGCCCAACTGATGGTGCGGCATAACATCAGGAGGCTCCCGGTCGTGGAAGACGGTTCCATGATCGGGCTCATCAGCGTGGCCGACCTCATCGGCGCCATCGCCCAGATGCGCCTCACCGAACCTATCAAGGATAGGTACGTCAGCAAGACCTACGCTCTCTGGGAGGATACGCCGCTCTCGCTTGTAGGGAGGATCCTCGAGATATCGGGCTATGACGCCATTCCCATCCTGATGGAGGACGGCACGCTTACCGGCATCATATCGGAGCGCGACCTCATCAGGCATACCCGCATCGAGGACGGCGTCGAAGTCAGCGACTTCTCGAACGGCACCGACGACGATGAGTGGACCTGGGAGAGCATCAGGGATATGCATACCATCAGTTACGGGATCTCAAGGATCCAGCTCCTCCCGATCCCCGTGAAGAACGCGATGGTCAAGAACGTCCTCGCCGTTCCCTTGAATGCGGATGTCGGTGAGTGCGCACTGAAGATGAAGCGTGCCCGGGTCGACCAGCTCCCGGTGGTCAACGGGAACAAGCGGCTCATTGCCATGCTCTTTGATCGAGAGTTGATCAAAGTCCTGCTGCCGGATCAGCAGGGCTTGCGAAAGAATTAA
- a CDS encoding coenzyme F420-0:L-glutamate ligase yields the protein MEIQVIGVQGLPLIRKGDDLPALICDRVTFEDGDILTVASSVYSKAKGFTRDLAAITPSADAVRIAAKTKEDPRFVQAVLDSSADILLEYPFILSELPSGHIGVRAGVDHSNVEDGRIIILPPDPMGAAAEVRSAISRITGKDVRVIITDTCGRSFRRGQTGIAIGWAGMTAINDYRGDTDLFGHVLEITEEAAVDEIAAFANFVMGESHQGVPAVVFRNCRTWNGHDAVYFTPEEDIIRTALKNKKD from the coding sequence ATGGAGATCCAGGTAATCGGTGTTCAGGGCCTCCCCCTGATCCGGAAAGGTGACGACCTGCCTGCCCTGATCTGCGATCGGGTCACGTTCGAAGATGGAGACATCCTCACCGTCGCCTCGTCCGTCTACTCAAAGGCAAAAGGCTTCACCCGCGACCTCGCTGCTATTACCCCCAGTGCGGACGCCGTGCGGATTGCGGCAAAAACGAAGGAAGACCCCCGGTTCGTGCAGGCGGTGCTGGACTCGTCCGCCGATATCCTGCTTGAATACCCGTTCATCCTCTCCGAACTGCCTTCCGGGCACATCGGGGTGCGGGCGGGCGTCGATCACAGCAACGTCGAAGACGGCCGGATCATCATTCTCCCGCCCGACCCCATGGGGGCCGCTGCAGAGGTGCGGAGCGCGATCAGCCGTATCACCGGAAAGGATGTCAGGGTTATCATCACCGACACCTGCGGACGGTCGTTTCGGCGCGGGCAGACCGGCATCGCCATCGGGTGGGCGGGAATGACGGCGATCAACGACTACCGGGGCGACACCGACCTCTTCGGCCACGTCCTTGAGATCACCGAAGAAGCGGCGGTCGACGAGATTGCGGCCTTCGCAAACTTCGTCATGGGGGAGAGCCACCAGGGCGTCCCTGCGGTGGTCTTCCGGAACTGCAGGACTTGGAACGGGCACGACGCGGTCTACTTCACGCCTGAGGAAGACATCATCAGGACGGCTCTGAAGAACAAAAAAGATTAG
- a CDS encoding universal stress protein — protein sequence MFRKILVAIDGSEPASRALDTAIEEAGVWNAEVHVIYVVESGLFSSLPMDNTLEVIYSVLQKEGEEILGSAQKKAEAAGVPLTTHLRQGHAGSQIVALAEELGVDLILLGSYGKSGVDRLLLGSVTDYVVRNSPITTTVVRS from the coding sequence ATGTTCCGTAAGATACTTGTTGCTATAGACGGTTCCGAGCCGGCCAGTCGAGCTTTAGATACAGCCATCGAAGAGGCCGGTGTATGGAACGCCGAAGTTCATGTTATTTATGTAGTCGAATCCGGGCTTTTTTCATCCCTTCCCATGGACAACACACTCGAAGTAATCTATAGTGTTTTGCAGAAGGAAGGCGAAGAGATCCTTGGATCGGCTCAGAAGAAGGCGGAGGCGGCGGGCGTTCCGCTTACCACGCACCTCCGGCAGGGGCATGCTGGGTCTCAGATCGTCGCCCTCGCCGAAGAACTGGGAGTCGATCTCATTCTTCTCGGGTCCTATGGTAAGAGCGGTGTCGACCGCCTTCTGCTCGGCAGCGTAACCGACTATGTCGTGAGAAACAGCCCCATTACGACCACGGTGGTGAGATCATAA
- a CDS encoding preprotein translocase subunit Sec61beta: MAKKSGGRLVSSAGLVNYYDSEDHRAIHISPTTVIIITLVTGVAVFMFNAFF; the protein is encoded by the coding sequence ATGGCGAAAAAATCTGGCGGAAGACTGGTATCCTCTGCCGGCCTGGTCAACTACTATGACAGCGAAGATCACCGGGCTATTCATATCAGTCCGACAACCGTGATCATCATAACCCTTGTGACCGGAGTGGCAGTCTTCATGTTCAATGCCTTCTTCTAA
- a CDS encoding FAD-dependent oxidoreductase gives MEHGPGTGYELPGRHESFWMETTPETSYPPLPGNVETDVAVVGGGITGITAAVLLKQAGYAVTVIEGDRICKGVTGHTTAKVTSLHRLIYANLIDRFGGGQAKQYADANQAAIEMIASFVREYNIPCDFERKPAYTYAESAESRDLVAAEADAARSLGLPATFTDDVPLPGRTYGAVRFADQAQFHPLKYLLRLASLIPGDGSRVFEKTRALEVHDERDRSMVRTERGTVTAKAVVLATHYPFYDGPGFYYARMYPSRSYVLGIRIGEPFPEGMFINAESPAHSWRSQPAEGGELVLVGGMEHRTGENVDTREHYRSLADYARSVYPVRSIDYHWSAQDYITIDGVPYIGRLADGHENVYIATGFRKWGMTNGTAAAMILADMIRGRENPWSGVYAPDRFKPMASIQTFLAHNIEVAEKYIGGAISRPSGDLRDVLPGEGRILMIEGRKTGVFRDREGRVHAVNPTCTHKGCVVAWNSAEETWDCPCHGSRYDAYGKVIHGPAVKGLPPRGG, from the coding sequence ATGGAGCACGGGCCGGGTACTGGATATGAACTGCCGGGCAGGCACGAATCGTTCTGGATGGAGACAACCCCCGAGACGTCGTATCCCCCCTTGCCGGGGAACGTGGAGACCGACGTCGCGGTCGTGGGCGGCGGCATCACCGGCATCACCGCCGCCGTCCTGCTCAAACAGGCCGGTTACGCGGTTACCGTGATCGAAGGGGACAGGATCTGCAAGGGGGTGACCGGCCACACGACGGCGAAGGTCACCTCGCTCCACCGGCTCATCTACGCGAATCTCATCGACCGGTTCGGGGGCGGGCAGGCGAAGCAGTATGCCGACGCGAACCAGGCGGCGATCGAGATGATTGCGTCGTTCGTACGGGAGTACAACATCCCCTGCGACTTCGAACGGAAACCCGCCTACACCTACGCAGAATCGGCGGAGTCCCGCGACCTTGTCGCGGCGGAGGCGGATGCGGCACGGAGCCTCGGGCTCCCGGCGACGTTCACGGACGACGTCCCGCTGCCGGGCAGGACCTACGGTGCGGTGCGGTTCGCCGACCAGGCGCAGTTTCATCCGCTGAAGTACCTCCTGCGGCTGGCCTCCCTGATACCCGGCGACGGAAGCAGGGTCTTTGAGAAGACCCGGGCGCTTGAGGTACACGATGAGCGGGATCGCTCCATGGTCCGGACGGAGCGAGGGACCGTCACGGCCAAGGCTGTGGTCCTTGCCACCCACTACCCTTTCTACGACGGCCCGGGGTTCTACTACGCCCGGATGTACCCCTCGCGCTCCTATGTCCTCGGCATCAGGATCGGCGAGCCGTTTCCCGAGGGGATGTTCATCAACGCAGAAAGCCCTGCCCACTCGTGGCGGTCGCAACCCGCCGAAGGCGGCGAACTGGTGCTCGTCGGCGGGATGGAGCACCGTACCGGCGAGAATGTGGATACAAGAGAGCACTATCGCAGCCTCGCCGATTACGCCCGGTCGGTCTACCCGGTTCGGTCCATCGACTACCATTGGTCGGCGCAGGACTACATCACCATCGACGGCGTTCCCTACATCGGCCGCTTGGCCGACGGCCACGAGAACGTCTACATCGCGACAGGCTTTCGGAAGTGGGGGATGACCAACGGCACCGCGGCCGCGATGATCCTTGCCGACATGATTCGGGGGCGCGAGAACCCATGGAGCGGGGTCTACGCTCCCGACCGGTTCAAGCCGATGGCATCGATCCAGACGTTTCTCGCGCACAACATCGAGGTGGCCGAGAAGTACATCGGCGGGGCCATATCCCGGCCGTCAGGTGACCTGCGGGATGTCCTCCCCGGAGAGGGGAGGATCCTGATGATCGAGGGCAGGAAGACGGGGGTTTTCCGGGACCGGGAGGGCCGGGTCCACGCGGTCAACCCAACCTGCACCCATAAGGGGTGCGTCGTCGCGTGGAACAGCGCCGAAGAGACCTGGGACTGCCCCTGCCACGGCTCCCGCTACGACGCCTACGGGAAGGTGATCCACGGGCCGGCCGTCAAGGGGCTCCCGCCGCGAGGGGGTTGA
- a CDS encoding DUF1922 domain-containing protein — MYLVIRCPGCKTFTYVDRYQRWRLCPMCGEAINVGKAPVYLDTDDFLDAEQVVEQLESYLHQTGKEDLTEQDIRKLRAQYAQWVKNRV; from the coding sequence ATGTACCTTGTCATCCGCTGCCCGGGCTGCAAAACCTTCACCTACGTGGACAGGTACCAGCGCTGGAGACTCTGTCCGATGTGCGGCGAGGCGATCAACGTCGGGAAGGCGCCGGTCTACCTGGATACCGACGACTTTCTGGATGCGGAACAGGTCGTGGAACAATTGGAGTCGTACCTGCACCAGACCGGAAAGGAAGACCTGACGGAGCAGGACATCCGGAAATTGCGGGCCCAATACGCCCAATGGGTGAAAAACCGGGTCTGA